The segment AAATATCGGCAGTCTTGATAACCGTATTATGGAGTTTGCGCGCAACGAGATATTTGCAAGGCATGGGTATGTATTCAAGCGGAAGGATTTGCAGGACTATTTTGCCGCCAAGCCTTGGTATCAGCCAGACGCTACTTATAAGGAGCATCTTAACCCGGCGGAGAAACAGAACGTTGCGTTACTCCATGACTACGAAGCCAAATACGCTGACTATAAGCTTGAATCTGCCCATAAAGATGACGTCCATTTACGGAGTTACATAGGCGATTCGAGCTTTAAACAGAAGAAGATGAAAGTGGATCTGAACGGAGATGGCCATGAAGAAGAGATTAAGTTAATCCCTCCTGAAACGGAATTAGGGGCTTTCAAGTTGAAGGTGAAGGACATCACGATGGAGTTGGGCAGTGAGCTGCTTCCTTATCTGGATATTGTCGATTTGAATATTGACGATCCATATTTCGAGATTGCACTTCAAATGGATTCGCAAATGGATTTTCTACGATCAACATCTTTCTATGTCTATGACGGTGAAACGCTCAAGCGGATAGGTGAACTTCCCGGTTTCTCGGCACACAGCTTGATGTTTGATGGCCATGGGCGAGTGGTCAGCGCAAAAGGAAGCAAGGATTTTCAAACCTGGTTCCGTGATTTGGTTTTTCGTCTAAATATCGATCATTCTCTTCAGGAAGAGCACGAGGATTTTTATCCGATGGACCCCCCCAACGCTTTTAACGATTAAAAAGGAAATTACTGTGCAGTTTCATATTGATGATACGGACGAAGCCTTTTCGCTGGAACCCGGAGACAAAGTGAAATTTATGGGTGATGATAAACTCGGCCATATAAAGTTTCAGACCAGCACGGGTAAGGAAGTCTGGTACACAATGGGCGATGAAGATGTAGACTATAGTGATTTTTTTGATGGGTTGATTTTATATGATTAGACGGAGGATGACGTTATGGACCTGTTGTAAAAAGTCGGTTTGAACACTTATTTATTCTCACAGGTGGTAGAATCAACGAGTTAACAATCGTTTTACTAAAGAGGAGCTTTAATACAATAATACGGCAGTCTAGGACTTTTTCAGTTTAAGGCTGTTTTTTATTGGAGTCCATATACTGTTTTTTCTCAGGTTATGATAGTTCTATTATTCATAAATCCGTATAGGTCAGCAACATCAGTCATTAACTTTTCTCCGAACAGAATATATCTGAACATGTTTAAGAAATTCACGAAATGTAACGAAACTATCCAAGGTGCTGTAGTCGGACCAATAATTGGTATTGCTGTAGTAACGGTAATAATAATTATTATTGGACAAAAACGTGCTTAACGTCTGAAGAAGTCAGGGATTGCCGACATAGAAAAGATGGAAGGAGTTCAATTCGAGAGATACTTATGCCAATTATTCCGAACTCAAGGTTATAAGGCCGAAGTAACAAAGGCTACTGGAGATTATGGGGCGGATCTGATTATCCAGAAGG is part of the Paenibacillus sp. FSL M7-0420 genome and harbors:
- a CDS encoding YARHG domain-containing protein → MNFLKFRLLYGIIMLSLIFSGCTYAKKEKVAEGVVGKLVATNEINNVHSTITSREYILKDSSNSVLTPENIGSLDNRIMEFARNEIFARHGYVFKRKDLQDYFAAKPWYQPDATYKEHLNPAEKQNVALLHDYEAKYADYKLESAHKDDVHLRSYIGDSSFKQKKMKVDLNGDGHEEEIKLIPPETELGAFKLKVKDITMELGSELLPYLDIVDLNIDDPYFEIALQMDSQMDFLRSTSFYVYDGETLKRIGELPGFSAHSLMFDGHGRVVSAKGSKDFQTWFRDLVFRLNIDHSLQEEHEDFYPMDPPNAFND